TCATCGAATTTGACGTCACGTCGAAGATGTTCACCACGCCGACAGACAAGCGTACGGAAGACTATATCACCGGCCGCTTCGGATAGTTTAGGTCGCTCAGAAACTACGGAATGTAGTGTTCCGAGCGAGCGAAGCGAGCTCGGAGAAGCCCCCGTAAGGAAATCCTAGGCACCTCGGCCAAGGCAAGCGCGTGGGTTTCTTCGAGCGCGCGTTTGTGTGGTTCGCACGATTGTGCGCATCGCTGGTGATCTGCATTCCCTGGCTGCTTGGCGCCGTGCTTGGCGCTGCGACGCTTGTCGCCATGGCGGGTTATTCGGCGCCCGAACGGTACACAGCGCTAGTACCTCTCGCGATCGCCACGATCGGCATCGGGCTCATCGCCACACTGATCGGCGCAACCGCGGGAACGGGCCTCGCCCTGCTGGCTCACGCGGTCGCGTCAGCGGGTACGCGCCGTCTGCTGCTCGTGATCGTCGGAATTCTTTCATCAACGCCGGCGATCGCAGTCGGTGTGGCCATGGTGGGGCTGCTCGCGTACTGGCACGGGGTCGCCGGAGCCGGACCGTTCGTTCCGGTGACGCTGGCGGTCGCGATCCTTGCGACGCCGCTCGCGAGCCGGCACGCGCTGCGGGAACTGGCGAAGTTACCGCCCGATCTGCGCCAAGCGGCCGCGGCAACCGGTGCTGATCCGGTGAGAATCGCCTTTAGCGCGATTTTTCCGGCGGCCCGACGCGGCATCGCGGCCGCATTCCTCGCGGCGTTCGCCGCCGCCATCGGCGAAGCAACAGCAGCGCAAGTCATCTTCGCCAACGTGCCTGACCCCAACGGCTCGGCCGGCCCCGCGACGCTCGCCGCTGTCGTGCTCGCCGGCGGCGCGGATGGGGTGGAGGCCGTAGCGCTCGCACCTGCGTGCCTGGTGCTCCTCGTCCTTGGGTTGATTCCGGTGATATTGAGCCGGGGCGTTGAGCGGAGCGCGTCGTGAGCGCGAAAATGCCGCTCGCGGCTTTGTGGTCCTGCGCCGGGTTTTGCGTGGCGGCGCTGGCGCTCGTGGCCGCGGGCTTAGGCATCAACGGTTGGAATGACTTCCTTTGGGTGCTGCAGGCACCGGCCCCGGTGGGGATCTGGCTTGCGCTTGAAGCGTCGGCCGTCGTCTTGGCTATCGCACTGCCGGCGGTCGCGCTCCTGGGCTTCGCGGCCGCCGGCGCCGCGATCGATGCGAAGATCGGCGGATTCCTGGCCAAGTTCACGGAACCGGCGGCAGATTCGCGGATCGCCACGGCTTCGGTGGTGGTGGGCACCGTCATCCTAATCGTGGTGGTCTCCGCCGGCTACCGGCCAGACATCCTCTCGGCGTCGCTCGCGCTGATCGTCGTCAATCTTCCGGCCATCACCGGCCGATTCGCGCGCGCCCTTCGCGCGGTATCGGTCGTCCGTCTCCAAGCCGCCGCCGCCACGGGCGCCGGTCCGGTCCACATCTTCTTTTTCGTGCTCGCGAGGGCAGCAGCCAAAGGCCTGGTCGCGGCGGTGCTCACCACGGCCGCCCAGATGCTCGGTGAAACCGCAGCGCTGGCCGTCGCTTCGCGCGCGGCGCTTGGAGGCTCGCATTTGAAAGCCAGCACGCTTGGGGCTTGGCCTCTCGCCGTCGATCTTTGGACGCGTGCGTCAGCTCACGCCGACTTGAGCGCTGTGTCAGCGGCGACGCTGATCCTCACCCTCATTATCTTGTTGTTGCGAAGCGTCGCGCATGCTCTGACCCCGCGCGCCGCGAATCCGAAACCAACATGAAGGCGACGCTCGCCTGGACGGGCCCGAAAGTCGAACTGAGCGACGTGAGCGTGCGCTACGCTGAAGCCGTAGCCTTGAACAAAGCCTCTTTGAAAGTTCCGCACCGCACGACCATCGCCCTGATCGGAGCGAGCGGCTGCGGCAAGACGACGCTGCTGCGGGCGATCAACCGCCTGCACGATCTCGACGAATCGGTTCGCATCAACGGCAGTGTGAAACTCGATGGGGTTGAGATGTTGGCGTCGGGCGTCGACGTGTATGCGTTGCGCCGTCGTGTCGGTATGATCTTCCCCCGCCCCACCGTCATGCCCGGCACGGTCGCTGACAACGCGGTGTTCGGCATGCGCGCGCAAGGCATTCGCGACCGACGGGAGCTCGAGGACGGCTGCGAGCGCGCGCTGCGCCGCACGCTCTTGTGGGAATATACTATCGCCAGCGGCTCGATGCTCAAGCCGGCGGACTCGCTGCCCATCGACCTCCAGCAGCGCTTGTGCATCGCGCGGGCGCTTGCGGTTGATCCCGAAGTGCTGTTGTTCGACGACCCGACTTTCGAATTAGACCCCATTGCGGCCGGTGGCATCGAAGACATCATCGCGCGCCTGCGGCGCGATTGCACGGTGCTCTTGGCGACCAACGATCTGCAGCAAGCAGCGAGGCTCTCCGATGTCACGTGCTACATGGCGGGGGGCGAGATCATCGAGGCGGGGGACACGCCGGTCCTTTTCAGCAGGCCCGCGAACGCGCGGACGGAAGACTTCCTCGCCGGTCGCGCATCGTAGTAGTGCCGAGGCTCATACCCCCGGAAAAGGACATGCCATTGAAGACCACGCTCGACGCCTCGACCATCCTCGGGCCGCTGCAGCCCGATGGCATGCATTACTACGATTCAGCGCTCGACGTCGTCGGGAACACCCCGCTCGTGCGCCTCAAGCGCGTGATGGATGGCGCGAAGTGCACGGTGCTGGCCAAAATCGAGTTGGTGAATCCGGGCGGCTCGGTCAAAGATCGGCCCTCGCTCACGATGGTCGCCGATGCTGAAGAGCGCGGCTTGCTGCGCCCCGGCGGCACGATCGTCGAAGCGACCTCCGGCAACACCGGCACCGGGCTTGCCATGGTGGCCGCCATCAAGGGCTACCGCTGCATCTTGGTCATGCCGGACAAAGTGAGTGAGGAAAAAATCAGACTGCTGCGCGCGTACGGCGCGGAGGTGGTGATCACGCCGACCAAAGTGCCCGCCAGCAGTCCGGAGTCGTATTACGGCGTCGCGGCCAAGCTGGCAAGTGAGATACCCGGCGCGTTTCAACCCAATCAATTCGCGAACATGCTCAACCCGATGGCGCACGAGCGGACGACCGGTCCGGAGATCTGGCAGCAGACCGCGGGCAAGCTGACGCATTTCGTGAGCGGCATCGGCACCGGCGGGACCATCTCAGGAGTGGCGCACTACCTCAAGAAGCAAAACCCGCGCGTGCTGGTGGTGGGCGCTGACCCCGAAGGCTCTATTTATTCGGGCGACACGGCGAAATCGTATAAGGTCGAGGGCATCGGAGAAGACTTCTTGCCCGCGACCGTAGATCTGAAATCGATCGATCGCATCGAGCGGGTTTCCGACAAAGAGTCGTTCCTTATGGCGCGGCGCATCTGCCGCGAAGAGGGTTTGCTGGTGGGCGGCTCCTCGGGAACCGCGGTGGTCGCCGCCGTGCGCGTCGCGCGCGAATTGCCGGCCGACGCGATCATGGTGGTGCTGCTTCCGGACAACGGTCGCGGGTATCTCTCGAAGATCTTCAACGACGAATGGATGCGCGCCAACGGTTTTCTCGGAGAGCACGGGCGCGCTGCGCGGGTGAGCGACGTGCTGGCCGCCAAGGGCGAGCTGCCCCCGATGATCACGCTATCACCCGAGGATCCGGTCAAGCGCGGCATCGAACTGATGCGGGAATTCCAGATCTCGCAGATCCCAATCGTCAATGCCGCCGGCGACATGGTCGGCAGCATCAACGAGGTCTCGGTCATGCAGCTGATCTACGACCGCGCCGACGTCGCGCACGCCGCGGTCAAAGACGTCATGGCGCGTCCGTTTCCGGTGCTCGACGAGCTCGATGAGGTCGAACGCGCTTTCAAGGAGCTTTCGCTCGGCCACGCGGCTGTGGTCGTCGCGCGCAAGGGGCACCCCATCGGCGTGCTCACCAAGATGGACATCATCTCGTACCTCTCGGCGAATTAGAGGATCGCATGGACTTTGCTACGCGGGCCATACATGTCGGGCAAGAATCCGATCCGACGACCGGCGCGACCATCGTGCCGATCTACCAGACGTCGACCTACACGCAATCCGCGCCGGGCGTCCACAAAGGCTTTGATTACTCCAGGACCGTGAATCCGACGCGCGTCGCGCTCGAGCGCTGCTTGGCGTCGCTCGAGAACGCGCAGTTCGGGCTGTGTTTCGCAAGCGGCATGGCCGCCACGGCGGCGGTGATGAACATCCTTTCGCAAGGCGATCACGTGATCGTCAGCGATGACTTGTACGGCGGCACGTTCCGGCTTTTCGACAAGGTGCTCGCGCGTTATGGTCTGACGTTCACCTATGTCGACGCGACCGACGTGCGCAACGTCGAGTCGGCGATGCGCGCTTCGACGCGCATGGTCTGGCTCGAAACGCCGACCAACCCGCTGCTGCGTCTGGCCGATATCGGCGCCATCGCGGCCGGCTGCCGCAAGCACGGCGTGCTGCTGGCGGTGGACAACACGTTCGCGACGCCGTATCTGCAGACGCCGCTGGATCTCGGGGCTGATCTCGTGGTCCATTCGACGACCAAATATATCGGCGGCCATTCGGACGCAGTGGGGGGTTTCGTCGCCTCCAACAAAAAGGAGCTGCACGACATCGTCAAGTTCCATCAGAACGCGGTCGGCGGCGTGCCTGGCCCGTTCGATTGCTTCTTGGTGCTGCGCGGCGTCAAGACGCTCGAGATCCGCATGCGCGAGCACGAACGCAACGCGCGGGCGGTGGTGGCGTACTTGGACGGCCATGCCGACGTCGCGCGCGTGTATTATCCCGGTTTGCCGGCACATCCGCAGCACGAGCTCGCGCAGCGCCAGATGCGTGGTTTCGGGGGCATGGTGTCCGCCGTGCTCAAAGGCGGACCGGAACGGGCGCGCGCGTTCGCATCGCAGACGAAGCTCTTCGCGCTCGCCGAGAGCCTGGGCGGCGTCGAGTCGCTAGTCTGTCACCCCGCGTCGATGACGCATGGTTCGATTCCGAAGGAAGTGCGCGAAGCGCGCGGCGTGACCGAAGGGCTGTTGCGCTTCTCCGTTGGGATCGAGTCGGCGACCGATCTCGTCGCCGACATCGAGCATGCGCTCGCCGCGACCCGCTCCCTCGCCCCCGTCTAAAACGCGCCCTGATGTAGTGCCGGGGCTTTAGCCCCGGAAACCGTCGAAAGGATCGCAATGCTACGAGGACTTGCCTTCACGCTCGCATGCGTTTGCCTGCTCGCCATTTCTGCCGTTGCCGCTCCCACCGCGCAATATGAATTGAAGCACACCTACGCCTTGGGCGGCGAGGGCGGTTGGGACTATCTGACCTTTGACCCCGTCGGCAAGCGGATGTTCATCCCGCGCTCGACTCGGGTCGACGTGGTCGACCCATACAAGGGCACGGTCATCGGGTCAATACCGAATACGCCCGGCGTGCATGGCGTAGCCCTGGCGCCGGAGTTCAACAAGGGTTTCACGAGCAACGGCCGCGAGAACACGGTGACGGTGTTCGACACGAGAACGCTCGCAGAAACCGGGCGCATCAAGATCGACGGTACCAACCCGACTCCTGATGCGATCGTCTACGATCCAGCTTCCAAGCGCGTCTTCAGCTTCAACGGCCGCGCCAATAGCGCGACGGTGATCGATGCGGCGACATCGACCGTGGTGGCCACCATCCCCTTGGACGGCAGGCCGGAGTTCGCCGCGCCGGACGGCAAGGGGATGCTCTTCGTCAACATCGAGGACAAGGGGGAACTGAGCGTCATCGACGCTCGCACAGCGACGGTGAAGAACACCTGGCTGCTGCCTGCGTGCAAGTCGCCTACGGGTCTTGGCATGGATCAGAAAAGCCGCAGGCTGTTCTCCGCGTGCGCCGACAGCAAGAACATGATGATCGTCGACGCCGACAGCGGCAATGTAATAGCGACGGTGCCGATCGGCGACTTCTGCGACGCGGTGGCGTTCGACCCGGTCACGCGGCTGGTGTTCGCACCGGCTTTCGACGGCACGCTCACCATCATCCGCGAGGATACGGCGGACAAGTTCGACGTCGTGCAGACCACGAAGACGCAAGACTCCGCGCGCACGATGGCGCTCGACACGATCGACCACGACATATATCTAGCCGCGGCGAAATACGTCCCCGCGACGCCGGCTCCGGGCGACACGCAACCGCGCCGGAGCATGGTGCCGGGCTCGTTCGTGCTGCTGGTGATGTCGGCCCGGCCGTAAGCCGTAAGCGCCGGTCCTCTAGGTCAGGCTTCTATTTGCGCGCCCATGAGGCGCGACATATCAGCCGCCTCGCGGCCCACCGCCCCGGCGATTTCCGTCAATTGCTCGCGATCGACGTGACGCGAAAAACCGGCGACCCAAATGACGGCGACCAACTGTTTCGGCGGCCCGAAGATCGGCGCAGCGGCGGCGCGCATGCCGTCGACGTATTCATCCACGTCGATCGCCGCGCCGGCGGCAGCCGCTTCTTCGGCGGCTTGCCGCATCCGGTCCGGATCGGTGATCGTGTTCGCGGTGAATGGCCGCAGACGCGTGGAACTCAGAAACGCCTCGCGCTCTTGCGAATCCCACGCTCCCAGAACCGCTTTGCCGACGGCCCCCGCCATCAATGGGATGGAAGATCCAATGGGAGCCGAGATCGACATGGTGGGGCGGCCATGGACCAGGTCCAAAATGGTGACTTGGCCGTCTGAAGGGATGCCCAGGAAGCTGGTCTGTTCGGTCTGAGCAGCAAGCCTTTCCAAGCTCTGCCTGGCCAGCTCGCGCAAATCGTGCCGCCCGAGCGAGCGGGAGACCAGCGCATGCAAGCCGCGCCCCACTCGGTATCGTTTGAGGCCGTTCGGCGACTCGATCATGCCAAGCGCCTCGAGCGTGTTCAGCAGCCCATGGACCGTGCTCTTGCCGAGACTCAAGCGTCTCGCCAGCTGCGAAACCCCGAGCGGCTCCCCTGCGGTGCTCAGCGCCTCCAGAACTCGGAAAGCCTTTGCCACGGCGGGGACCAACGCGGGTGCCGCGCCGCTGACGCTCGAATCTTTTTCGCCGTTCGCCCGGTTGGCCTCACCGTTCTCTGGCGTGAACATCCGTCAAATCTTTACAGGGGACGGCTGCTATGGCCTGCCTTCTACGAACCGCTAGGTAGGACTGATCGTGCAATTTGAAAGCGAAGCGCAACGCGCCCTCGACACGGCCAGTGCGCGGGGCGCGGACTACGCCGACGTCCGCTTCGGCGTCGTCCGCGACGAACACCTCGAAGTCCGCAACGGCGTCGTCGTCAGCTTGAGCGACGCCGACAGCAGCGGCTTTTCCGTGCGCGCTCTTTTCAACGGCGCATGGGGCTTCGCGTCGTCGGCCAACATCGAGGTTGCGGAGATCGACAGCGTCGCCGCGCGCGCGGTCGAAATCGCCAAAGCAAGCGCAAGCGTCAAGGCGCAGGGGCTGCACCTGCTGCCGGCCGGCAAGTTCATCGACACGTACGCCACGCCATTCGAAATCGACCCGTCTTCCATTGCTCCGAGCGAACGCGTCAAATACTTGCTCGATGTCGAGGCCGCGGTTCGCTCCGTCAAGGGCGTGACGGTCGCGCGCGCATGGATGGACATCTGGCGGACGAAGAAGATCTACGCGAGCACCGAGGGGAGCCGGATCGAGCAGGACCTTTGGCAGTGCGGCACGGCGCTTTCCGCGCTGGCCGTCAGCGGCTCGGATGTCCAGGACCGCACCTATCCGGGTACCAACGGACTTTATCAAACCGGCGGCTACGAGATCATCAAGAAGGCGCACCTGCTGGAAAACGCCCAACGCGTCGGCGAAGAGGCGGTCGCGCTGCTGAGCGCGGACCAGTGTCCCTCCGGA
This genomic stretch from Candidatus Tumulicola sp. harbors:
- a CDS encoding ABC transporter permease subunit is translated as MGFFERAFVWFARLCASLVICIPWLLGAVLGAATLVAMAGYSAPERYTALVPLAIATIGIGLIATLIGATAGTGLALLAHAVASAGTRRLLLVIVGILSSTPAIAVGVAMVGLLAYWHGVAGAGPFVPVTLAVAILATPLASRHALRELAKLPPDLRQAAAATGADPVRIAFSAIFPAARRGIAAAFLAAFAAAIGEATAAQVIFANVPDPNGSAGPATLAAVVLAGGADGVEAVALAPACLVLLVLGLIPVILSRGVERSAS
- a CDS encoding ATP-binding cassette domain-containing protein → MKATLAWTGPKVELSDVSVRYAEAVALNKASLKVPHRTTIALIGASGCGKTTLLRAINRLHDLDESVRINGSVKLDGVEMLASGVDVYALRRRVGMIFPRPTVMPGTVADNAVFGMRAQGIRDRRELEDGCERALRRTLLWEYTIASGSMLKPADSLPIDLQQRLCIARALAVDPEVLLFDDPTFELDPIAAGGIEDIIARLRRDCTVLLATNDLQQAARLSDVTCYMAGGEIIEAGDTPVLFSRPANARTEDFLAGRAS
- a CDS encoding cystathionine beta-synthase; the encoded protein is MKTTLDASTILGPLQPDGMHYYDSALDVVGNTPLVRLKRVMDGAKCTVLAKIELVNPGGSVKDRPSLTMVADAEERGLLRPGGTIVEATSGNTGTGLAMVAAIKGYRCILVMPDKVSEEKIRLLRAYGAEVVITPTKVPASSPESYYGVAAKLASEIPGAFQPNQFANMLNPMAHERTTGPEIWQQTAGKLTHFVSGIGTGGTISGVAHYLKKQNPRVLVVGADPEGSIYSGDTAKSYKVEGIGEDFLPATVDLKSIDRIERVSDKESFLMARRICREEGLLVGGSSGTAVVAAVRVARELPADAIMVVLLPDNGRGYLSKIFNDEWMRANGFLGEHGRAARVSDVLAAKGELPPMITLSPEDPVKRGIELMREFQISQIPIVNAAGDMVGSINEVSVMQLIYDRADVAHAAVKDVMARPFPVLDELDEVERAFKELSLGHAAVVVARKGHPIGVLTKMDIISYLSAN
- a CDS encoding cystathionine gamma-synthase — translated: MDFATRAIHVGQESDPTTGATIVPIYQTSTYTQSAPGVHKGFDYSRTVNPTRVALERCLASLENAQFGLCFASGMAATAAVMNILSQGDHVIVSDDLYGGTFRLFDKVLARYGLTFTYVDATDVRNVESAMRASTRMVWLETPTNPLLRLADIGAIAAGCRKHGVLLAVDNTFATPYLQTPLDLGADLVVHSTTKYIGGHSDAVGGFVASNKKELHDIVKFHQNAVGGVPGPFDCFLVLRGVKTLEIRMREHERNARAVVAYLDGHADVARVYYPGLPAHPQHELAQRQMRGFGGMVSAVLKGGPERARAFASQTKLFALAESLGGVESLVCHPASMTHGSIPKEVREARGVTEGLLRFSVGIESATDLVADIEHALAATRSLAPV
- a CDS encoding IclR family transcriptional regulator, translating into MFTPENGEANRANGEKDSSVSGAAPALVPAVAKAFRVLEALSTAGEPLGVSQLARRLSLGKSTVHGLLNTLEALGMIESPNGLKRYRVGRGLHALVSRSLGRHDLRELARQSLERLAAQTEQTSFLGIPSDGQVTILDLVHGRPTMSISAPIGSSIPLMAGAVGKAVLGAWDSQEREAFLSSTRLRPFTANTITDPDRMRQAAEEAAAAGAAIDVDEYVDGMRAAAAPIFGPPKQLVAVIWVAGFSRHVDREQLTEIAGAVGREAADMSRLMGAQIEA